One region of Natronobacterium texcoconense genomic DNA includes:
- a CDS encoding ABC transporter permease: MHRETLETAAFRVGYAALFALLLLPLLVVVVTSFAASGRLAFPPESYSLVWYSEFFGSIRWLTAFESSIVVGVGTALLATVLGVLAAFGQEFDDESTIGTVVGPLVLIPLLIPPVILGITLLMYFSELGLRGSYTTLILAHTLWATPLVYFVMRSVFSRFDWQQLDAAYDLGAGPVQAFVHVVLPNVKQGVFVGALLAFIISLQEFVMALFLSTPNTQTIPVLAWTEIRQALDPMVSVVSTFLILFSLVALALAVLATNLEWVSKQLS, translated from the coding sequence TTGCATAGAGAAACCCTCGAGACCGCCGCGTTCCGCGTCGGTTACGCCGCGTTGTTCGCGTTGCTACTGCTCCCGTTGCTGGTCGTCGTCGTGACGTCGTTTGCGGCGTCCGGCCGGCTTGCGTTCCCGCCGGAGAGCTACTCGCTGGTCTGGTACAGCGAGTTCTTCGGCAGCATTCGCTGGCTCACAGCGTTCGAGAGCAGCATCGTCGTCGGCGTCGGGACAGCGTTGCTCGCAACCGTCCTCGGCGTACTGGCAGCGTTCGGACAGGAGTTCGACGACGAAAGTACGATCGGAACGGTCGTCGGTCCACTGGTCCTGATCCCCCTGTTGATCCCGCCGGTGATCCTCGGAATCACGCTGTTGATGTACTTCAGCGAACTCGGGCTTCGAGGGTCGTACACGACGCTCATCCTGGCACATACGCTGTGGGCGACGCCGCTCGTCTACTTCGTGATGCGATCGGTGTTCAGCCGGTTCGACTGGCAACAGCTAGACGCCGCCTACGACCTCGGCGCGGGACCGGTCCAGGCGTTCGTCCACGTCGTCCTACCGAACGTCAAACAGGGCGTCTTCGTCGGTGCCCTGCTCGCCTTTATCATCAGCCTCCAGGAGTTCGTGATGGCGCTTTTCCTCTCGACGCCGAACACCCAGACCATCCCCGTCCTGGCCTGGACGGAGATCCGGCAGGCACTCGACCCGATGGTCAGCGTCGTCTCGACGTTCCTCATCCTGTTCTCGCTCGTCGCGCTCGCACTCGCCGTGCTCGCGACGAACCTCGAGTGGGTGTCGAAGCAGTTGTCCTAA
- a CDS encoding ABC transporter permease: MTETNTTLPQSISAAVPSLSTLSSSNRALLLMAPLIAFELLVFVVPFFILLRISFAEGSTDHVYAEGTWSIESYVEVFTDGLLLSVIFESFQLGVIVTILSVVIGLFYAYAIWRSSGLVKSLLLLSVVMPLLTTLVIRTYAFNPLLAPSGTVNDMLLSLGVLSEPIQFVPATVGAVVGQLYIVLPYAVLAIYSVLSTMDWGIVEAARDLGASRPRSFFEVVLPQVMPGIIVAAVISFAWSVGAYAAPDLLSNNITFAVHAEELMLGDMRYSLAAALSVVMLLLMFVCVAVIFAVLNRFGGEFDLA, encoded by the coding sequence ATGACGGAAACGAACACCACTCTCCCACAGTCGATCAGCGCCGCCGTGCCGAGTCTGTCGACACTCTCGAGTTCGAACCGCGCGCTGTTGTTGATGGCGCCGCTTATCGCGTTCGAACTGCTGGTCTTCGTCGTCCCGTTTTTCATTCTGCTTCGGATCAGCTTCGCAGAAGGGTCGACAGACCACGTCTACGCCGAAGGAACCTGGTCGATCGAGAGCTACGTCGAAGTCTTCACCGACGGCCTGCTCCTGAGTGTCATCTTCGAGTCGTTCCAGCTCGGCGTGATCGTGACGATACTCTCGGTCGTCATCGGGCTGTTCTACGCGTACGCCATCTGGCGCTCGAGCGGGCTCGTCAAGTCGCTGCTGTTGCTGTCGGTCGTCATGCCGCTTTTGACGACGCTGGTCATCCGGACCTACGCGTTTAATCCGCTGTTGGCGCCGAGCGGGACGGTCAACGACATGCTCCTGTCGCTTGGAGTCCTCTCGGAGCCGATCCAGTTCGTCCCCGCGACTGTCGGCGCCGTCGTCGGCCAGCTGTACATCGTCCTTCCGTACGCGGTGTTGGCGATCTACAGCGTGCTGTCGACGATGGACTGGGGGATCGTCGAGGCCGCACGCGACCTCGGTGCGAGCCGACCACGGTCGTTCTTCGAAGTCGTGTTGCCACAGGTGATGCCGGGCATCATCGTCGCGGCGGTGATCTCCTTCGCCTGGAGCGTCGGAGCGTACGCGGCACCGGATCTGCTCTCGAACAACATCACGTTCGCAGTTCACGCCGAAGAACTGATGCTTGGCGACATGCGCTACTCGCTTGCAGCCGCGCTGTCGGTCGTCATGCTCCTGTTGATGTTCGTCTGCGTTGCTGTGATTTTCGCGGTCCTCAACCGCTTCGGAGGTGAATTCGACCTTGCATAG
- a CDS encoding ABC transporter substrate-binding protein, which produces MAADPHRDAETSERGAKSNDRSATSRRRLLTTTAVGSVSAFAGCAEMLAGDDDSTDRLRVMVWSGNYADRFEEGLVPQWESEHDVEIDLRRGWDEVLEDIRNAPADDPPFDVTVAEGNFYYYGRQDDLFEPIDVDNISNYDEIMDFFTEIRNPEYGMPVDGAPCTIIHRDDADVDPETWADLSSDAVQNSEGVGIDTGFWWYPMYAAAIGMDEEDGAGEIYDEDLHDDVLERIENWGVEEWASTGEHIWQAFENGVIDVAQWYYDQTAFDIDDYDGLSHTMPEQTTGWINNWCVVRGTEMQDEAEQFIDFLLDADVQSEWAQHHPMMFSNENIEYPAELEEDLPTTDEEARTVEFPDWSELAEYSDDLSDEFSRMQQQS; this is translated from the coding sequence ATGGCTGCAGACCCCCACCGGGATGCAGAGACGAGCGAGAGAGGTGCCAAATCGAACGACCGTTCCGCGACCTCCCGCCGACGGCTGTTGACGACGACGGCCGTCGGTTCCGTGAGCGCGTTTGCGGGCTGTGCGGAGATGCTCGCAGGCGACGACGATTCGACGGACCGACTACGGGTGATGGTCTGGAGCGGTAACTACGCCGACCGGTTCGAGGAAGGCCTCGTTCCGCAGTGGGAATCGGAACACGACGTCGAGATCGACCTCCGTCGTGGCTGGGACGAGGTGCTCGAGGACATCCGGAACGCGCCGGCGGACGATCCGCCGTTCGACGTCACCGTCGCCGAGGGTAACTTCTACTACTACGGCCGCCAGGACGACCTGTTCGAGCCGATCGACGTCGACAACATCTCGAACTACGACGAGATCATGGACTTCTTCACGGAGATCCGCAATCCGGAGTACGGGATGCCCGTCGACGGCGCACCGTGTACCATCATCCATCGCGACGACGCTGACGTCGATCCGGAGACGTGGGCCGACCTCTCTTCGGACGCCGTCCAGAACAGCGAGGGCGTCGGGATCGACACCGGCTTCTGGTGGTACCCGATGTACGCCGCCGCGATCGGTATGGACGAAGAAGACGGTGCCGGCGAGATCTACGACGAGGACCTCCACGACGACGTCCTCGAGCGGATCGAAAACTGGGGTGTCGAAGAGTGGGCGTCCACCGGCGAACACATCTGGCAGGCTTTCGAAAACGGCGTCATCGACGTCGCCCAGTGGTACTACGACCAGACGGCCTTCGACATCGACGACTACGACGGGCTCAGCCACACGATGCCCGAGCAGACCACCGGCTGGATCAACAACTGGTGTGTCGTCCGCGGCACCGAGATGCAGGACGAGGCCGAGCAGTTCATCGACTTCCTGCTCGACGCCGACGTCCAGTCCGAGTGGGCCCAGCACCACCCGATGATGTTCAGCAACGAGAACATCGAGTACCCCGCCGAACTCGAGGAAGACCTGCCGACGACCGACGAGGAAGCACGGACGGTCGAATTCCCCGACTGGAGCGAACTCGCGGAGTACAGCGACGACCTCTCCGACGAGTTCTCGCGAATGCAACAGCAGTCCTAA
- a CDS encoding ABC transporter ATP-binding protein: MSEITLQGLEKQYGETTAVEDVSVEIADGELLCLLGPSGSGKSTTLRMIAGLETPTAGSIRIDDEDVTHQPAYDRNTSTVFQDWALFPHKTVLENVAFGLKMRGVSKEERQERAEEMLERVQMGGYGDEDPTNLSGGQKQRVALARSLAVNPDVLLLDEPLSNLDKRLREDMQIELREIHEDLEETFVHVTHDQDEAFTLADRIGIMNEGQLIQVGDPDEIYENPRNRFIEGFLGDTNFVDGTVSAVGPDSVVVETKLDSEITIPADGDHDLSEGTELTLSLRPEILSMERTTADDGQRQVLADGDAANAAIGTIDNVLYRGSTVRYSVSVGDTSIFVERTDTTEESLSVGDDIRIEWNGSDVLAFRTDGTRVTL; this comes from the coding sequence ATGTCCGAAATCACGCTGCAGGGACTCGAGAAACAGTACGGCGAGACGACCGCGGTCGAAGACGTCTCGGTCGAGATAGCGGACGGCGAACTGCTGTGCCTGCTCGGGCCCAGCGGCAGCGGCAAGTCGACGACGCTGCGGATGATCGCCGGCCTCGAGACGCCAACCGCTGGATCGATCCGAATCGACGACGAGGACGTCACCCATCAGCCGGCCTACGACCGGAACACTTCCACCGTGTTCCAAGACTGGGCGCTGTTCCCGCACAAGACGGTGCTCGAGAACGTCGCGTTCGGGCTGAAGATGCGTGGCGTGTCGAAAGAAGAACGCCAGGAGCGCGCCGAGGAGATGCTCGAGCGCGTCCAGATGGGTGGCTACGGCGACGAGGACCCGACCAACCTGAGCGGCGGGCAGAAACAGCGGGTTGCGCTTGCCCGCTCGCTGGCTGTCAACCCCGACGTACTGTTGCTCGACGAGCCGCTGTCGAACCTCGACAAGCGGCTCCGGGAGGACATGCAGATCGAACTCCGGGAGATCCACGAGGACCTAGAGGAGACGTTCGTCCACGTCACCCACGACCAGGACGAGGCGTTCACACTGGCCGACCGCATCGGGATCATGAACGAAGGGCAGTTGATTCAGGTCGGCGACCCCGACGAGATCTACGAGAACCCCCGGAATCGGTTCATCGAAGGGTTCCTCGGCGACACGAACTTCGTCGACGGGACGGTCAGCGCCGTCGGACCCGACAGCGTCGTCGTCGAGACGAAACTCGACAGCGAGATAACGATACCGGCCGACGGAGACCACGACCTGAGCGAGGGAACGGAGCTGACGCTGTCGCTGCGACCTGAAATCCTCTCGATGGAGCGGACGACCGCTGACGACGGCCAGCGACAGGTGCTGGCCGACGGTGACGCGGCAAACGCCGCCATCGGGACGATCGACAACGTCCTCTATCGCGGTTCGACGGTCCGGTACTCCGTCTCCGTCGGCGACACGTCGATCTTCGTCGAACGCACCGACACGACGGAGGAGTCGCTGTCAGTCGGCGACGACATCCGTATCGAGTGGAACGGCAGCGACGTCCTCGCGTTTCGCACCGACGGAACGCGCGTTACCCTGTAG